From Parasteatoda tepidariorum isolate YZ-2023 chromosome 1, CAS_Ptep_4.0, whole genome shotgun sequence, one genomic window encodes:
- the LOC107442985 gene encoding protein cornichon homolog 1 encodes MAFTFAAFCYIVALILTAFLIFFAVYHVIVFEELKSDYKNPIDQCNSLNPLVLPEYFIHILYTSLFLFAFEWFTVLLNIPIIVYHVHRYRTRPLMSRPGLYDPTTIMNADQLSRAMKEGWIKLGFYILSFFYYLYGMIYTLISSV; translated from the exons ATGGCGTTCACATTTGCCGCTTTCTGCTATATAGTTGCATTAATACTTACtgcattcttaatatttttcgctgTTTATCAT gTGAttgtttttgaagaattaaagtCAGATTATAAAAATCCTATTGATCAGTGTAACAGCTTAAATCCG CTTGTTTTGCCAGAATACTTTATCCATATACTCTACACGTCATTATTCCTATTTGCTTTTGAGTGGTTcactgttttattaaatattcccATCATTGTATACCATGTTCACAG GTATCGTACTAGACCCTTGATGAGTAGGCCAGGCTTGTATGACCCGACTACTATTATGAATGCTGATCAGTTAAGCAGAGCAATGAAAGAAGGTTGGATTAAGTTAGGCTTTTACATATTgtcattcttttattatttatatgg AATGATTTACACCCTTATCTCTAGTGTCTAG